GAATGTCAGCGTGGGAGTTGGAGCCTCATGGCGGATCACCTCAAAATTTATGAGTAACCAAATGGTTTGAGAGGGCAGGTGCGAAGGTTTGGTGGAGGTCCTAGGTAACTACTGAGTCCTGGGTTCAGCTGTTCTTGCAGAGTATCATCGTATGCGTTTGAGTGTCACATGTCCTTGAGTTTTAGCGAACCTTCATCTTCGGCTCTGGTGGGATGCCGATGAGGATATGGGAACCGTAAAACGGGCTTCTAGGAAGTTTAGTTTAGCTAAGTTAATGGCATGTTAGACATGGCGGATAGTAACAAAAGTGAGGGCCTGGCAATGGGCCTGACTTAAGCTGTGCTGTTGGGTAATCCTATGGAGTTCTAGCAAACCTCCATCTTCAAGACTTCTGGTGGGATGTTGGCAAGGGCTGTGGGGTCTTAGGGCGAATCTTCTTAAGGGTTATCAAATTCCAAACTTAAGGTTTGGACGAAAGGCCTGGAAAAATGATGGACCAGAGTTCTTATGTTCTGACCAGCAAATGTTTTGGAGCCTTAGTGCAAATGTTCTAGTGGACCTACATCTTCAGCGGCTGTGGATACCAGTAAAGGTTTTGAACCTCGCGACGGACCATCTAGAGGGTAAGGGAAGGAGAATGACAGATGATGAGTCGAAGGGATAGACAGGGCAGATAGTAATAATCGTAAGGGTCTGGCGATGGCCCTGGATAGTTGCTGAGGCCTGGATTCAGCTGCTGTGATGGGGAAGCAGCTACGCTTTGCAGGCTAAGGGTCGATCTCCCGGAGTTCAAGCGGACCTCCATATTGGTTGGGTTGGAGTCCCGGGTCGAATATTTTTAAGAGATATCAGCATTAGGGTGGCTCAAGAGCGAATGCCAAGTGATGGATGGTAGGGAATGAGAGACGAGGCAGTACCAAAGGACTGTTGGAAAATGCTGAGGCCTGGCTTCATCTGCTGTGATGGGGAACCAGCTACGTTTTGGAGTCTAAGGGTCGTTCTCCTGGAGTTCAAACGGACCTCCATATTGGTTGGGTTGAAGTTTTGGGTCGAATATTTTTAAGAGATATCAGCATTAGGATGGCTCAAGAGCGAATGCCAGGTGATGGATGGTAGGGACAGAGAGACAATGCAGTACCAAAgggctgttgtttttgttgtagccacacaGGGGGGTAACGATATCTGACAAACCGATAACAGTACGAACGAATGTCAGCGAATGCCAGATGATGGATGGTAGGGAAAGAGAGATGAGGTAGTACCAATTGGAAATTGCTGAGGCCTGGCTTCAGCAGCTGTTATGGGGAACTAGCTACGTTTTGGAGTCTAAGGGCCGTTCTCCTGGAGTTCAAGCGGACCTCAATCTTGGTTGGGTTGAAGTCTCGGGTCGAATATCAGCATTAGGATGGCTCAGGAGCGAATGCCAGGTGATGGATGGTAAGGACAGAGAGACAAGGCAGTACCAAgggctgttgtttttgttgtagccacacaGGGGTTTAGCGATATCTGACAAACCGATAGCAGTACGAACGAGTATCAAAGCGTCTGTGGGTCCGGCTGCTAGCAATGGTATCCATTGATATATAGCCTCAATTTCCCTAAAGCGGATCTAGGGTGTACTTTGGACTTTTGGGATGCACATCACACTTCAGTAGCAGGCCAGCGAGTGAATGAGGAGAGACCTCTTTGACATTTTGCGGCTTTCGGCGGCAAGTAATGGTCCGgagggaaagagagagagagtgtgttGGCGCGGACAGGCTTTGGACCTACCCACTTTCTCAGAGAAGCCAAACCTCGGTGTGATAAACGCCTTCGCGCCAATTGAAATCATTCCTAGTGCAACCAATGTAATacacattttgcccatgaatattccactgagGAGCGGGgaaaaacttttcacatatcaacgaatgcagtgcaattcaagtttaagctcaatgataagaggctttCTTTTTTAAgccaagttcgaacggcgtttcgagacgtttttacatggcatagtacctcacaaaggttgctagcattaggaggggaaaaccaccgctgaaaactttttctgatggtctggcCAGTATTCAAACCCAGCTGATCAGCGTCATTGGCGCATATCCGCCTCTGCGCTATGCTTGCCTTCAGACCCATTGGTCCTCAAAGggttaaaaatgtttataaattttgtttaaaaactaTTGACTTTCTGCACAGGATATACCCTAAACGAATAACTATAGCAGCCAGCCatttcaaatcaaaatttcgctGAATTAACCATGAAAGAGAGTCGTTTCGAAACAGTCATATACAAAGCTtacataataaaacaaaactttagctattcaaaaaaaaaaaaacagaactaAATCATCGTATCAAAAAAGCTTATAGATAaaagctatattaaaaaaatatataaaataataatttagaACAAGAGCAATATgctctttaaaaaaagaaaactaaaagaAAATGCTTGGATTATCCATGGCTCAAAGATTCTGGGCCCTTGACAAGAAAAAGCTTAACAAAAGCTTTCGAGAAGAGCTTTTGGAAATGAGCTTCTTAGGAAATTAATCGAAAAAACACTAAAAATAGAATCATAGATCAATCATTGGGAAAACTTTCACAAAGAGTTTGTAAAAGCTTTTGAAAgacagaaaataaataaaaaagttagAACATTAGACTTCCAACGACATCTACTGAAGAGCTTTCGGTTTATGATTGAAACAGCTAAGACTTTAATGTATTTTAACTTTAATATAAAAACCATTAAAAGTTGTAATGCTATAGGTTAAACCATGAACAACAGAATGTATTGACTCCTCAGAAAGTGTTCAAAAAAGCTCCAACATATATAGGGGAACAGTCGAATTCTCAGTTCTTTATATTAGAGAGAGCCGATGACAGAGGCTATTCTTGCTGGCAACTTTAAGTTATTTTTTCGTAAAATTAAGCCAAAGAGCCTATACACTTCTTTATCCATGATGAAACGGTGGATGAATTGCCTTCTTAAAATCTACTTCATGCACAAAAAGTGTACAACGAAGCTTTTACATTAAAAGCTTTCAAAAAAGCTTCACGTAGTAACAAATATAAAAGTCCATAGGCCTATAAGCATTGAAAATAGATTCATTAACTCAGCTGTTTACAATATAACACAAAAGCTTTTTGTAGATGTCGCTTCTTAAAATCTAATTCATGCACAAAAAGTGTACAACGAAGCTTTTACATTAAGAGCTTTTATAAAAGCTTCACGTAGTAAGAAAAAAAAGGCCTGTAAGCACTGCAAATAGTTTCATTAACTCAGCTGTTTACAATATGACTCAAAAGCTTTTTGTAGATGTCGCTTTATGTAAATTGTAGAATTGCCTTCTTAAAATCTACCTCATGCGCAAAAAGTGTAGAACGAAGCTTTtatattaaaagtttttataaaaagctTCACGTAAAAACATGTCCATAGGCCGGTAAGCACCGAAAATGGATTCATTAACTCAGCTGTTTGCAATATAACACAAAAGCTTTTTGTAGAAGTCGCTTCTTAAAATATACTTCATGCACAAAGTGTGTAAAACGTAGCTTTTATATGAAAAGCTTTTATAAAAAGCTTCATGTAGTAACAAATATTAAAGATCATAGGCCTGGAAGTACGGAAAATAGATTCATTAACTCAGCTGTTTACACTAAAACTCAAAAGCTTTATGTAGATGTCGCATCTAGCCAAAGCTTTTTTGTTTCCCAATCCAATGCGTTCtttgatttaagcaaaattttattgatttttcgatttttttcttgtttgattCATCAAGGGAATCTCTTTACTAAAAAAGCTTTTAATCAAGCTTCTtagaagagtagaatacaaggTCTTAGAAAAAGAGGGAGagcaaatgaaagaaaaattcacttttttacTCCAGCTAAAGAAGGTATAATCCAAACAAGTTCATCTATAGCTATTGAAATAGTTTACAAAACCGTAACGCTTTTTgaagcctttttttttttgtttaaacaacCTCACCCCAAAAAGTTGCATTGAAATCAGCTACTACCCATCTGTGCGTCTCAATGTTTAATGTAAAGGCGGTGGTGTTCGATCTGGCGATTTGGAAATCAACAGATTTTTCGGCACATGTTTGGTAATGAAATCTCTTTGCAGCAGTTGATTGTGCTGATGCTGCCGCTCCTCCATTTTGCGCCTGGGTGTTCTCCAGCGCAAATCACCATAGTAGCGATTATTCTTCAGTATCTTCAGTGTGGTATTGAAATCTCGCTTCCATTGACCATGGGGACAAGCGGTGGAAGTTCGCCAATCGGGCAGTGTAACGCCCAGACGTTGACACTCTCGCGCATAGGCGGCAAAACTGTCGCAATGGCACATGCCGGTGGGACAATCGCAAACATCCATCTTGCATGAATCGTGATAATTTTTGGGATTAACTCTACTATCACAGTAGTTGAATACTTCCGATTCACGCAGCGGACGGCACAGGGCATTCGATTTACGCTGCTTGCAGGTGGGTTCGGCGGCAATGTTCTCCTGTTTGCGTGAACATGCCTTGGGCCCACCCACCTTCCAGGAGTTGGCAAAACGCCAAGCCTCAGTGTGATTTACGCCATCGCGGCTGGTGAGATCATCACGAGTCCAGCCATTGTAATTGCCGCACAAGCCGCACATGCGATTCTTATAGCTGGAGGGCACAGTCACCTGCAGATAGTTATTGCCATCCCATTCTATGGTCAAACCCAGCTCGGTCTTGAGCATAATACTCTCCTTAAGCCTTTCTATGCTGGTTATGGATCCCGAGGCATAGGGCAGTGCCACTCGACTGCCATTAACTTTGACACGTTGCTTTTGGCCCAAATTCACCCGAACTCCTTTCATTTTCAGAGTAACCGTCTTGGCCCAAGACGACCGCTTCGTATGTCTTCCATCATTGGTCAAACGTATGGAGAAGGTTTTATCATGACAATCGGAGGCCAACAGATATTTACACGAACCCTGAAAACTAAAGAATTTGCCATCGAAAGTCTTGAAATGGGGATCACCGAAGACGGTGCAAGTGCCCGCTGTTTCAATGCACTGCGGACAACATTCTCCGGGCAGCACTTTCATCTCTTCATTGGAACGACACTTAATGGGGTTGCAGCGTCTTTCTGAGCAGCGTATGTTGCCACCGGTACAACGACATGATCGACAGGGACTTACATTCCAGGTGTCATTTGTTTGATACGTAACACCATTGAAAATACACTCCGAGCGAACCTCGGAGGTAATGCAGCGTGGACAACAACCATCCATTTCCTGGTACTCTGGCGAACATTCGAGTATGGGACAAGTCTTACGCTCACAAATGCTGGTGCCATTGCTGCAGGTGCAATTGGTGCAGCGATCGGGCATAAATTGGATTTTATCGTGGAAAAGTTTATtcgtaaaaatgcatttgcctgaaagaagagagaaagagaggggGAGAAAGAGAGATAATTTTAGTTTAaaccaaataaaatattgagaATAATTAGAtttctataaagtataaatttttatgaataaaGTTTTCCgatgtggcaacactggtttataATAtcaatggcactatcgatattttattttttgtctgaatatcgactgatattttttctatcgatactattggcaaagttaatttttttgcaaaatcaaaCAAATATAGGCGATCCACCcttgaatgtatcctttaagatacattgcgcctatagagggcgcaactttcTTCCGATTAGGGCAAACATTTTTACaatggtttctctcatgacttccatcagactttataaaaatttcgttttattcggtctgatatcaaaaattctcgaaaacggctgaaccaaattctcacagattgtgtaggatggtctggaaggaataataagccatacaattttttgatatcggtagggggacgggaccacccaaaaataaaaatagactAATCGgaacaatgtgggactcaaatgaaaggtatttgagagtagagtactaacttgatattaacaagtaagagcgtgctaagttcaaccgggccgaatcttatataccctccaccatggatcgcatttgtcgagttctatgctcggtatctctttttgacaaataaagaatattgaataagaacttttatgctattggagctatatcgagttatagtcctattcggaccataaatgaatgctgaacattttatAAGTctttgtgcaatgtttcagttcatccggataagaattgcgcctagtaagggctcaagaagcaaaatcgggagataggtttatataggagctgtatcaagctatagatcgattcagaccatattagatacgtatgttgaaggtcatgagagaaaccgttgtacaaaatttctgccaaatcagatgataattgcgccctctagaggctcaagaagtcgagatccccgatcggtttatatggcagctatatcaggttatgttccgatttgcgccatactctgcacagttattggaagtcataacaaaacaccttatgcaaaatttcagccatatcgaatgagaattgcgccctctgttggctcaagaagtcgagatcccagatcggtttatatgacagctatatcagattatgaaccgatttgaatcatacttaatacagttgttggaattgatgccaaaatactatgtgcaaaattgctgtcaaatcggacgagaattgcgccctctagaggctcaagaagtcaagacccaagatgggtttatatggcagctatatcaaaacatggaccgatttgaaccaaggtATCAAGTGGGCCGTCCCAAGTCTAATCCCctctcaaataggcatattggaagatattgacaatatgggactcaaatggcaGGTATTAGtctgtagattacgaatattgtcCGGAAGAATCGTCCACCTtattccaaaaacaccactcaaaaatGAAAGtagaccgatggggacaatgagaaacccaaatgaaaggtattcgaaagaagagtacgaatttggtccaagtacctagggggccgcaaCGACCCGAAAACCCACTCAAATTAGCAGTtaggacgatcatgacaatatgggactccaaagcCCCTCCCCAAATTGGGAATATTTGCCAATCATGGCTGTATGGAGCACAAATAAAGGCCGGGTTCAGTTAGTTGTtttaatataaatcgatctcctgattagtataccctccaccttaggatgggggtatactaatttcgtcattctgtttgtaactacttgaaatattcgtctgagaccccataaagtatatatattcctcatcgccgtgacatttttagtcgatctaggcatgtccatccgtctgtctgtcgaaagcacgctaactttcgaaggagtaaagctagctgcttgaaattgtgcacaaatacttcttattggtgtaggtcggttgggattgtaaatgggacatatcggcccatgtttgtGGTAGTAGTCGAGGAATATTGTGGTagtagtcgaggaaagcgttgtgccaaattttggcaagatgggtcaataaatgggcatgctgtgactctagaaagtaaaatcgggcgatatatgcatgtgagagctatatcttaatctgaaccgatttccatgaaatccaccagtaatgtcgagagtcataacaaaaaccttcgtgccaaatttcgagagagtcaaataacaaatgagcactttattgcaatatttctcaaaatcggacgaacatatatatgggagctatatctaaatctgagccgacttagagcaaacttctcagatattgtggtagtcgtcgaggaaagcgttgcgcaAAGTTtggacaagattggtcaaataatgtgcttgcagtggctctggtagtaaaaatcgggcgttatatatttataagagctatatcttaatctgaaccgatttccatgaaattcaccagtattgtcgagagtcaagagaaaatccttcctaacaaatttcaaaagaatcggttaacaaatgacaatttttttgcattattactgcaaatcggacgaacatatatatggaagctatatccaaatctgaaccgatcttttccaatttcaatagactttgtcTCTAGGCAGCAAAGCATGTCCGTACcatattttaagacgatcggatgaaaattgcaacctgtactttgtacacaaattaacacgggcagacggacagacagacggaccgacagacagaccgacagacggacagacagacggacatagctcaatcgaatcagagagtgattctgagtcgaccggtatacttatcaatgggtctatctctcttccttctgggtattacaaacaaatgcactaagataTCAGGGTATTAgtagttgtgtagggtataaaaattagtaatggtgtagggtataaaaattcaaaaataaaacaaggtgAGTTTGTAACTGCTGTAACTTTCTCAGATTTGCAAACTTTGGAATTTTTCAGACATCGatttgtgaggaaaatctctttccgtagaggtgctgtattaagcaatactgtaaagttttccgTAGAAAACATCgcttaaaccaattttttttttggtgtaaaaattcaatgtcattttcaaggccaaaaatgttgtagctccttcattttttcgaatttccaaaattttccagcattcagcaattcgaaattcgaagaagattcgcataatgaacagaattacttaaaatttcacattttattttttttgcatttttttagcaaaggctaaccccttatgaaaatttgcaatttttgatacGCAAAAagtttttgagttgagtacacAGTATTGataataatggcaaaaaattcggattagtacAACTCCTatgtattttcttcaaaaaacaagctcaaaatcgtataattattattcgaaaaatgcaaaaaaaatcaagatgagtttgcaattgctgtaccATCTTTTGTTTTGTGAATTTCAAAATCCtcaggacaccgttggattcctgaagaaaatctctttccatgaTGGTAtgggacgaagcaatactcgtcTCTGTTTCcttgaacctcatttttaatacaatatttgcaatctactcccgaaaaccttttttttgaataccatattgtcatgatggtctAATATGTCCACTTGGGTTTTGGATTTGGGGTGGCCCCCTTGGCAATTAgacccaattttttaaaattcaatggtcatattcatactctactcttgaatacgtttcattcgagtcccatttggtcccgatcggtgcacttttgattttaggcggttttgggcttgggaaaGCTTCCTAGATACTTGGGTCCAATTTTTATTTGGGGCGTCGCCCGAATTACTTAGATCTAATTTTTGActccacattcgtattctactcctgaaaacctttgacttgagtcccatattgtcccgatcggtttattttgattttttgtgaaatttttggggtggttttgggCTTTGGATGgctcgctgggtacttggacccaattttaaatatcatgttcatactatactcccaaataccttttatttgagtaccatattgtcccgatcgctccacttttgattttgggcactaCTTTTGGGGCCGTTTTGGGCCTGCGGCGGCCTCCtttgtacttggacccaatttttaataccatattcgtgtttaactcctaaatacctttcacttgagtaccatattatctcaatcagtaaatatgccctgctggGGGTTTTGGAGTGTAGGGAGGCCCCTCAtgaccatattgtcatgatggtctAATATGGGTTTTAGATTTGGGGCGGCCCCTTGGTAATTAGAccatatttttaatattcgatggtcatattcatactctactcttgaatacgtttcatttgagtcccatttggtaccgatcgatccacttttgattttgggcggttttgggcttgggacagCTCTCTAGATAGTTGGGCCCACTTTTtgttttgggcggtacttttggggcaacaCCCGAAATATTtgaatccaatttttgacaccatattcgtattctactcctgaaaacctttcacttgaggcccatattgtcccgatcggttcattttgatttttggtggtatttttgggatgATTCTGGGCTTTGGGTGACTCgcttggtacttggacccaattttaaatatcatgttcatactatactcccaaataccttttatttgagtaccatattgtctcgatcgctctacttttgattttgggctttACTTTTGGGGCCGTTTTGGGCCTGCGGCGGCCACCtttgtacttggacccaatttttaatagcatattcgtttttaactcccaaatatctttcatttgagtcccatttcgttccaatcggttaatatgtcctgctgggggttttggggagtaGGGATGCTCCTCAGACATCACGGAATAAATtcttatgtcagatttgtattctacttttaaacaccttccatttgaaatccatattgcgcaaagcggtaaaagtgttctgttgggtggtgttttcgtGGGGGTGGGGTCCCCCTGACACTTcgtgtgacatttttatgccaagtttgtactgtactcttaaatagctttcatttgatgcccatattgtcccaatcggttaacatgTCCCTTCGTgtggttttgggatggggcgtccccccaggatcccaacattttataccaaattcgtgtttTTGGTGTACGTTATGGTAAAGTTCGCTTAAATCAGTGAACCCATATCCcagatttggcgtttttgagaatattggtaagggggagggtccacaccACTTCCTCCACCCATGGATatcaagcaagtaaaagcggaacccaccaccatgcattctgctaaaatatttatacaaaataaatttagttgaagggcaaaattttattctacatatctaacttctgccaaaccagcaaaaattaaagcttctaggaaatgAACAAGgctgatcgagagaccggtttacatgggagctatatcaggtacatagccgatttggaccgtacttttcacaattgttggaagtcataacagaacactatgtgtaaaaattcagtcaaattggacaaaaattgcggcttccaggggctcaagaagtcaaatcgggagatcggtttatatggaagctttaccagtttatagaccgacttggactatacttggcacagttcttggaagtcagaacagaacactaGAGGCAAAAACTCAGCAAAATGGGACAAACAATGCGGCTTCCATGGATTccagatgtcaaatcgagagataggtttatatgggagctatatcaggttatagaccgacttggaccgtactcaacatagaagtcttaacaaaatatctcatacaaaatttcagtcaaatcggacaaaaattgcggcttccaggggcttaagaagtaaaatcgggaaatcggtttatatgggagctatatcaggttatagaccgatttggaccgtaattggcacagttcttggaagttataacagaacactgtgtacaaaatttctgccaaaatttcatcaaaatcggcttagatttggatatagttcccttatatatgtatcgcccgatttgcacttaaatggtcgtagtaactacaattttcaaccgatctgcacaaaatttgacacagattgttttgttactgatcttaacccatctgcaaaatttcatcaaaatcggctcagatttgaatatagctcccatatatatgtattccccgatttgcacttaaatggccgtatgAACTACAATGTTTAACCGATcagcacaaaatttgtcaccgATTGTTTTAGTACTGATCTTAACCTATCTGtaagatttcatcaatatcggttcagatttggatatagcttccatatatatgtatcgcccgatttccacttaaatggccgtagtaactaaaattttcaaccgatctgcacaaaattttgcacgaaattttttgttactgatcttaacctatctgcaagatttcatccaaatcggttcagatatggatatagctcccatatatatgtatcgcccgatttacactttaaGAGACGTAGTACCcgcaaatttcaaccgatctgctcaaaatttgccaaaatttgttactgatcttaacatatctctaggatgtcatcaaaatcggttcagattaggatatagctcccatatatatatatcgcccgatttgcactaatgttgccgtatttataaaatttttcaaactatCTGTTCTGAGTTTGTTTTTGtatcaaaatgcaaatatttcatTCTCTTTCTACTCTTTACAACTTACCCGGCAATGGTATAAATTCCCTTTGTTCCGTACACCTTGGACAACATTCATTGGGTAGCAGCTTCTGTTTCGATACTGGACATTGTAGCACTGGGCATGTTTTCTTGGCGCAGGTCAATTGATTATCCTTACACTGACAGACCAAGCAACGATCGTCGATCGAGGCGACAACCTCTTGGCCCTCCAAAATGATTTGTCCATTGATCTTGCAACCTACAAAAGAAGAGGTGAGTGGGGGGAAGAAAGAAAGGCAAATAAAACAGTGTTAAACATGTTGAAAATTATAAACAAGCCAAATGTTGAAAACTAAAGAACAAATAAACAAGGAGTTGAACCGAAAACAACAACATGTCAGAGAACATATTTCAACATGTTGTTTGGTTTCTGTGCTTTAAGTTAATTATAAAACTTAAATGGGGATAATGAGGCAGTTCATGTACCATGGACATTTGGACAATGTAAAGGAGCATGTGAAAAGAAAACAGTTGTCAGAGTAGACTTGGCATTGagctatgttttgatataaataaGTTGGTACAAATGGCATAAATtgcttagaaaaaaaattttaacttgatTACTACAACTTAAGGAATGTCTTAGAATATATACAGTGGCACAAAAAAGTCTACATACACCACTCAAAAAATGCTTTatataaaacgaaatttttataacaaaaacttTTTCCGCTAAATATCGAATGTAGCTAAAATTGTTCCCCATTGTGACCATTGGTAAAATTAGAAAACACAAATGGGGCTATATCATATCCTTATTACGTGAATGTCAGTTTACGTAGCTGTCATTTACGAAAAGGTATGAAGActtatctgtgccactgtacATGTTTTTGTTACTTCGTTATTGattcaatattttctta
The genomic region above belongs to Stomoxys calcitrans chromosome 5, idStoCalc2.1, whole genome shotgun sequence and contains:
- the LOC106082328 gene encoding BMP-binding endothelial regulator protein, producing MFTLENYTNLKRRRNKNLYALKESTTANGEVTSATTTASASPLPAMTTTCPTACPLTTRAMSSSSSSPSSAAPQDAVVESDQHLQHRGCHHKSHLIARKSMKSIKNYFFHYMPLCQRVSRRDNDICRRTNAAAVTSSASTPSPYINISFPALPSSFSWSSLLSTSTSSQHSSSASASASPSATATTFPTTPVTTRIPRAVRIGGPRDSNIATSTASSGRRRRHMLLTLMLLLFVCFVNTSSVKAADSLLGETQSCSNENEEIHVNVRNSKCFKCSCQNGFVKCEGFCPPIDDCYLLEKKTSDSCCNKCRGCMFLGKSYASGSEWTDPRDPCKSYKCVGSVVTATEMKCYTQCDDNQWTKPRPGECCPSCQGCKINGQIILEGQEVVASIDDRCLVCQCKDNQLTCAKKTCPVLQCPVSKQKLLPNECCPRCTEQREFIPLPGKCIFTNKLFHDKIQFMPDRCTNCTCSNGTSICERKTCPILECSPEYQEMDGCCPRCITSEVRSECIFNGVTYQTNDTWNVSPCRSCRCTGGNIRCSERRCNPIKCRSNEEMKVLPGECCPQCIETAGTCTVFGDPHFKTFDGKFFSFQGSCKYLLASDCHDKTFSIRLTNDGRHTKRSSWAKTVTLKMKGVRVNLGQKQRVKVNGSRVALPYASGSITSIERLKESIMLKTELGLTIEWDGNNYLQVTVPSSYKNRMCGLCGNYNGWTRDDLTSRDGVNHTEAWRFANSWKVGGPKACSRKQENIAAEPTCKQRKSNALCRPLRESEVFNYCDSRVNPKNYHDSCKMDVCDCPTGMCHCDSFAAYARECQRLGVTLPDWRTSTACPHGQWKRDFNTTLKILKNNRYYGDLRWRTPRRKMEERQHQHNQLLQRDFITKHVPKNLLISKSPDRTPPPLH